Genomic DNA from Clavibacter michiganensis:
TCGCACGCTGCCGGTAGTCGCTGCCGCCGCCCTCGCGGGGCGTGGAGCTGAGCTCGAGCCAGGCCTCGCCGGGCAGCTTCATCTCGGCGCGCAGCCGCAGGGCGGAGCCGCGCTCGATGTGCTCGACCCGCCAGAAGTCGAGCGCGTCGCCGGTCTGCAGGGTGGTCGCGCTGCGGCGGCCCCGGCGAAGGCCCACTCCGCCGACGAGCTTGTCCATCCAGCCGCGTGCGGCCCACGCGACGGGCAGCGAGTACCAGCCGTTGTCACCGCCGATCGACTCGATCACGGCCCAGAGGTCCTCGGGCGCGGCGTCGGTCGCGCGCTCCTTGAGGTCGAGGTAGACGGTGTGGCCCGACCACTCGGGGTCGCTCGGCAGCAGGTCGCTGGGCGCGCCGACGACGGCGGAGTCCTTCCAGCTGGTCTCGACGACCCCGTCGCGCATCTTGCCGAGCGCGAGGCGGACCGAGCGGCGGTAGCCGGTGAGGCCGCCCTCGGGGTCGGGGATGTAGCGCGAGATGTCGTGCTCGCCCATGACGCAGTCGTACTGGAGCGACTCGATGATCGGCACGGCGAGCGTCCGCGGGATGGGCGTGACGACGTTGACCCAGTGCGCGGCGAGGCGCGGCGCGAAGACCGGGATGGAGGCGATGGGCCGCTGCGGCAGGCCGGCCTCGACCGCGTAGCCGTTCATCATCTGGCCGTAGCGGAGCACGTCCGGGCCGCCGATGTCGAAGGTGCGGTTGAGGTCGTCCGGCAGGTCGGCTGCCGCGACGAGGTAGTAGAGGACGTCGCGGATCGCGATGGGCTGGATGAAGTTGCGCACCCAGCCGGGCGCGGGCATGAACGGCAGCACCTCGGTGAGGTGGCGGATCATCTCGAACGACGTGGAGCCGGATCCGATGACCACGCCCGCCTGCAGGGCGATGGTCGGCACGCCGCTCGCGAGGAGCACGTCGCCGACGGCCTTGCGGCTCGCGAGGTGCTTCGAGAGCTCGTCGGTGTCGGGGTGCAGCCCGCCCAGGTAGACGATGCGACCCACGCCAGCGGCCTTCGCGGCCCTCGCGACGTGCTCGGCGGAGGCGCGCTCCGACGACGCGAAGTCGCCCTTGGATCCCATGCCGTGCACGAGGTAGTAGAGGACGTCGACGCCGTCGACCGCGGGTGCGAGCGTGGCGGCGTCGGCGAGGTCGCCGCGCACGACCTCGACGTCGTCGCGCCAGGGCACGTCGGTCAGGCGACGCGGATCCCGGACGAGGACGCGCACCCGGAAGCCGGCCTCGAGGAGGCGGGGCACGAGCCGACCGCCGATGTAGCCCGTCGCTCCGGTCACGAGGGCGAGACGGGAGGCGGCGCTCGGCGATGTCATTCCCTCACGCTAGGCAATCAGCCTGGCAAGCGGCTCCCAGGAGCCGGGACGGCCGGTGGGCGACGCCTTGCGGGATCAGCCCTCGGCGGACTCGAGCTCGGCGAGGTACCGGCGCCAGGTGGCGCCGTGCTCGGCCTCGCACGTCGCCCAGTCGACGGGGCGTCCGTGGACGAGGTCCTCGAGCAGGTCGAGGTGCAGGCGCCAGCTGGCCTTGATCACGTTGGCGATGCCCGCGGGCATGAATCCGGAGACCGTGACGCCGAGCTCCGTCTGCCGGTCGCGCGGGCCGCCGGGGACCTCCTGGAGGCGGAGGAGGAAGCGCGCCGTGACCTCGCCCTCGTGCACGAACGTGTAGTCGATCGCCCGCCCCTCCTCGAAGCGCGTGACCACCCCGCCGGACGCGGAGGCCAGGCTGCGGTCGGGCACCGTCATCCACTCGAACCAGAACTCGCCGCCGTCCCCCTGCTCGATGGACGCCTCGGCGAGCCAGCCGGAGACCATGTCCGCGTCGGACACCGCGTCCCACACGATGAGCGGGGGCAGGTCGATGAGCCGGCGGAAGACGAACTCGTACGGGAGGAAGACGGTGGACTCGCGGGCCTCGGAGAGGACGGCGCCGGGGAAGGCGGGGAACCGGGCACGGTCGGCGCCCTGGTCGGCGCCACGGTCGTGGTCGAGGCCGGCGGAGGCGGGCATGCCCTCGTCGAGCTCGCGGGAGGCGAGTCGGGCCTCGGCGGCGTCGGTGTGCTCGAGGGCGGGGGCGCCTCCGCGGCGGGAGGGCGTCGCGCTCTCGGCGCGCGGGTCGGACGCCTCGCGGGGGGCCTGTCCGGGGGTGTGATCGGGATCCACGTGCCGAGCCTAGATGCCGACCGCCGGTCGGGTCCGTGAATTCCACACAGGTGTGAGGGCATGGTTCGCGGGCGGGATGCGCGCGACGGGCCGCGCGTCTCGCGGGCGGCCGCGGGGCCGACCGTATCCTGGACGCCGGTCGACGGGCGGATCCGGGGCCGGGACAGGACGAAGATGCCTCGCACGCTCGCGCTCGCCGTCGACTTCGGCGGCACCAAGGTCGAGTCCGCGCTCGTGGACGACGCGGGCCGCGTGCTCGAGGGCAGCCGATTCCGCGGCCCCACGGGCCCCGAGCGCTCCGCCGACGAGCTGCTCGACGCCGTCCTCGGGGTCGCCCGCCAGGCGCTCGCCGCCCTGCCCCACGACGCCGAGCTCGTCGGCACCGGGCTCGCGGCGGCAGGCCCCGTCGACGTGCCGCACGGCCTCGTCTCGCCGCTCAACGTCTCCGCCTGGCGCGACTACCCGCTGCGCGACCGCCTCGCCGAGCTCACGCCCGACGTGCCCACCACCCTGCAGATGGACGGCCTCGCCATCACGCTCGCCGAGCACTGGGTCGGCGCCGGCCGGGGCCACGACCACGTGATGGGCATGATCGTCTCCACCGGGATCGGCGGCGGGCTCGTGCTCGGCGGCCGCACCGCCGCGGGATCCACCGGCAACGCGGGCCACATCGGCCACGTCGAGGTCGCCGGGTTCGACGACCCGTGCACCTGCGGCGGGCAGGGCTGCGTCGAGGCGATCGCGTCGGGACCAAAGAGCGTCGCCTGGGCGCGCGCGCAGGGCTGGACGGGATCCACCGGCGAGGACCTCGCGGCCTCCTACCGCGACGGCGACGAGACGGCCATCGCGGCCGTGCGGCGCGCGGGACTCGCCATCGGCCGCGCCATCGCGTCGGCCAGCTCGCTCGTGGACCTCGACGTCGTCGCGATCGGCGGCGGCTTCAGCCGCGTCACGCCCGACCTCTTCGACATGATCCGCGAGCCCATCGCCCTCCGCGAGCAGTTCGGCTTCGTGACCAAGACGCGCGTTGTCCCGTCGGGCCTGTCCTCCGACGGCCCGATCATCGGCGCCGGCGCGCTCGTGCACCGCCGGGAGATGGTGCCGAGCTTCTGAATTATGCATGAGCGTGTCGTGGATCGCGAGCGGCTTGTGTAGAGGAACGACGCTCGCCGCCTATCTCGGGAATGCAGCGCTCGTAGCACCCTAGGGTCGCATCATGATGTCCCTCGACGCCGCCGCACTGCTGGCTCAGGTCCTACCGGTGGGCGTGTTCGTCCTAGTCCTAGAGTCACGCCGTGGCATCAGCTTCATCTCTAGGAAGACTAGAGCGGGCCGCGTCCTGACCATTGCCTACTGGCTCCTCTTCACGCTGGCATCCCTGGGTGGCATCAATGCAACGGCCTTCTGCATCGGCGCGGTCGTCACCGATTCCCCTCCCAGTGAGGCAATGAGCGGGATCAT
This window encodes:
- a CDS encoding SDR family oxidoreductase; translation: MTSPSAASRLALVTGATGYIGGRLVPRLLEAGFRVRVLVRDPRRLTDVPWRDDVEVVRGDLADAATLAPAVDGVDVLYYLVHGMGSKGDFASSERASAEHVARAAKAAGVGRIVYLGGLHPDTDELSKHLASRKAVGDVLLASGVPTIALQAGVVIGSGSTSFEMIRHLTEVLPFMPAPGWVRNFIQPIAIRDVLYYLVAAADLPDDLNRTFDIGGPDVLRYGQMMNGYAVEAGLPQRPIASIPVFAPRLAAHWVNVVTPIPRTLAVPIIESLQYDCVMGEHDISRYIPDPEGGLTGYRRSVRLALGKMRDGVVETSWKDSAVVGAPSDLLPSDPEWSGHTVYLDLKERATDAAPEDLWAVIESIGGDNGWYSLPVAWAARGWMDKLVGGVGLRRGRRSATTLQTGDALDFWRVEHIERGSALRLRAEMKLPGEAWLELSSTPREGGGSDYRQRAIFFPSGLAGRLYWFSILPFHGVIFTSMATRITAKALAATKRREAERALEGAAR
- a CDS encoding ROK family protein; its protein translation is MPRTLALAVDFGGTKVESALVDDAGRVLEGSRFRGPTGPERSADELLDAVLGVARQALAALPHDAELVGTGLAAAGPVDVPHGLVSPLNVSAWRDYPLRDRLAELTPDVPTTLQMDGLAITLAEHWVGAGRGHDHVMGMIVSTGIGGGLVLGGRTAAGSTGNAGHIGHVEVAGFDDPCTCGGQGCVEAIASGPKSVAWARAQGWTGSTGEDLAASYRDGDETAIAAVRRAGLAIGRAIASASSLVDLDVVAIGGGFSRVTPDLFDMIREPIALREQFGFVTKTRVVPSGLSSDGPIIGAGALVHRREMVPSF
- a CDS encoding SRPBCC family protein, producing MDPDHTPGQAPREASDPRAESATPSRRGGAPALEHTDAAEARLASRELDEGMPASAGLDHDRGADQGADRARFPAFPGAVLSEARESTVFLPYEFVFRRLIDLPPLIVWDAVSDADMVSGWLAEASIEQGDGGEFWFEWMTVPDRSLASASGGVVTRFEEGRAIDYTFVHEGEVTARFLLRLQEVPGGPRDRQTELGVTVSGFMPAGIANVIKASWRLHLDLLEDLVHGRPVDWATCEAEHGATWRRYLAELESAEG